Proteins encoded by one window of Kribbella flavida DSM 17836:
- a CDS encoding transporter substrate-binding domain-containing protein: MTTVAGELAPGGVLRAAINLGNPVLAQGTPEAPRGVTVDIATEVARRLGAEVEFLCFGAARESFAALVEGRAELAFLAVEPARANEVVFTAPYVVIEGVYVVPEDSAIVAPEDVDRNGVRVGVKDGSAYDLFLTRTLQRASIVRGAEGVDVFLGQGLEAGAGIRRPVEEFVARMPGVRVVQQRFMEIRQAVATRKGRQAETVAFLATVVEELKASGFVAEALRRSGRLDASVAPPV; this comes from the coding sequence ATGACCACTGTTGCTGGGGAGCTGGCTCCTGGGGGAGTGCTGCGGGCCGCGATCAATCTGGGCAATCCGGTGCTGGCGCAAGGAACACCGGAAGCGCCTCGTGGGGTGACGGTGGACATCGCGACGGAGGTTGCCCGGCGGCTGGGGGCCGAAGTCGAGTTCTTGTGCTTCGGTGCCGCCCGGGAGTCGTTCGCGGCGTTGGTGGAGGGGCGGGCGGAGTTGGCGTTTCTGGCGGTCGAGCCGGCCCGGGCGAACGAGGTGGTGTTCACGGCGCCGTACGTGGTGATCGAAGGCGTGTACGTCGTACCGGAGGACTCCGCGATCGTGGCGCCGGAGGACGTGGATCGCAACGGGGTTCGGGTGGGAGTGAAGGACGGTTCGGCGTACGACCTGTTCCTGACCCGGACGTTGCAGCGGGCATCGATCGTGCGGGGAGCTGAAGGCGTGGACGTGTTCCTGGGCCAGGGGTTGGAGGCGGGAGCGGGGATTCGGCGGCCGGTGGAGGAGTTCGTGGCGAGGATGCCGGGGGTGCGGGTCGTGCAGCAGCGGTTCATGGAGATCCGGCAGGCGGTGGCGACCAGGAAGGGGCGGCAGGCGGAGACGGTCGCGTTTCTGGCGACCGTGGTTGAGGAGCTGAAGGCCAGCGGGTTCGTCGCCGAGGCGTTGCGGCGGTCGGGGCGGCTGGATGCGAGCGTGGCGCCGCCTGTCTGA
- a CDS encoding endonuclease/exonuclease/phosphatase family protein, with product MSATTVRVMTWNLWWRFGPQWVDRQEAILATLRAVGPDVVAVQEAWPEQVETLAEQLGMHCRYAGPSYPPETDIARGDDPVSLGMGLLSRWPIADWKVRTMPARHRQLEPVAVVASLDHPQVTLHVVTSCLEYEPAFTDDRIAQTRLLAELATDPAYDGDAPVIVAGDLNAGPTSRVLGPLYDVLRDAWTGDPDAITSPDEAGPDLRDQRIDHIFYRPGTFSQEVEVTQAQLAGDPVDGITPSDHQAVVCDLRW from the coding sequence ATGAGCGCGACGACCGTGCGAGTGATGACCTGGAACCTCTGGTGGCGGTTCGGCCCGCAGTGGGTCGACCGTCAAGAGGCGATCCTGGCGACATTGCGTGCCGTAGGCCCCGACGTCGTCGCGGTGCAGGAAGCCTGGCCGGAGCAGGTCGAGACCCTGGCCGAGCAGCTCGGCATGCACTGCCGGTACGCCGGTCCGTCCTACCCGCCGGAGACCGACATCGCGCGCGGCGACGACCCGGTCAGCCTCGGCATGGGGCTGCTCAGTCGCTGGCCGATCGCGGACTGGAAGGTCCGTACGATGCCGGCGCGGCACCGGCAGCTCGAGCCGGTCGCGGTCGTCGCGTCGCTGGATCACCCGCAGGTCACGCTGCACGTCGTCACGTCGTGCCTGGAGTACGAGCCGGCGTTCACCGACGACCGGATCGCGCAGACGCGGTTGCTGGCCGAGCTCGCCACCGATCCGGCGTACGACGGAGACGCGCCGGTGATCGTGGCCGGCGACCTGAACGCCGGTCCGACCAGTCGCGTGCTCGGCCCCCTCTACGACGTACTGCGCGACGCCTGGACCGGTGATCCGGACGCGATCACGTCTCCCGACGAAGCCGGGCCGGACCTGCGGGACCAGCGCATCGACCACATCTTCTACCGCCCGGGCACGTTCTCCCAGGAGGTCGAGGTGACCCAGGCACAGCTCGCGGGGGACCCCGTGGACGGGATCACGCCGTCGGACCACCAGGCGGTGGTGTGCGACCTGCGCTGGTGA
- a CDS encoding class I SAM-dependent methyltransferase, which yields MTRPSEHATAQYAGSDARLRARMAVHEYGTNPQNWFAWLAERLDVRGDVLEVGAGTGKLWSEVPYDGARLTLTDFSEAMCAELRRVPRAVVRQADATDLPFDDASFDLVIANQMLYHLDDPSAALAEFARVLRPGGRLVAAVNGQDHMDDLRALGRVIGRPGLIRGLVMNDVVAETVGPLVAEHFSDVAVERYPSDLQIPTVEPVLDYLNSLTTSSLTADEQAAVRDVVQTRIDADGYFFVRKHVVLVTARG from the coding sequence ATGACCAGACCCTCGGAGCACGCCACAGCGCAGTACGCGGGATCGGACGCGCGGCTGAGAGCGCGGATGGCCGTGCACGAGTACGGGACCAATCCGCAGAACTGGTTCGCCTGGCTGGCCGAGCGGCTCGACGTGCGCGGCGACGTCCTGGAAGTCGGCGCGGGCACGGGCAAGCTGTGGAGCGAGGTCCCGTACGACGGGGCGCGGCTGACGCTGACCGACTTCTCGGAAGCGATGTGCGCGGAGCTGCGTCGGGTGCCGCGCGCCGTCGTCAGGCAGGCCGACGCGACGGATCTGCCGTTCGACGACGCGAGCTTCGACCTCGTGATCGCCAACCAGATGCTCTACCACCTCGACGACCCGTCGGCAGCCTTGGCCGAGTTCGCGCGCGTGCTGCGGCCGGGCGGACGACTGGTTGCCGCAGTCAACGGGCAGGACCACATGGACGACCTGCGTGCTCTCGGCCGGGTGATCGGCCGTCCCGGGCTGATCCGCGGTCTGGTGATGAACGACGTCGTCGCGGAGACGGTGGGCCCGCTGGTGGCGGAGCACTTCAGCGACGTCGCGGTCGAGCGCTATCCGTCCGACCTGCAGATCCCGACGGTCGAGCCGGTGCTGGACTACCTCAACAGCCTGACCACCTCGTCCCTCACCGCCGACGAGCAGGCGGCAGTGCGGGACGTCGTACAGACTCGGATCGATGCCGACGGCTACTTCTTCGTCCGCAAGCACGTCGTCCTGGTCACGGCCCGCGGCTGA
- a CDS encoding mobile mystery protein B encodes MLWLDDAVTSPDALLSQSFLRELQRRMFADVWSWAGQLRQRDTTIGVRPAHIQKQLQALLGDVAYCIEHGMDDRTETCVRFHHRLVFIHPFVNGNGRHGRLAAGSLAAVLGCDDLTWGARRRPPSGRGSPGVLDGASRGRPR; translated from the coding sequence GTGCTGTGGCTCGACGACGCGGTGACCTCGCCCGACGCCCTACTCAGCCAGAGCTTCCTCCGGGAACTGCAGCGGCGGATGTTCGCTGACGTGTGGTCCTGGGCCGGGCAGCTGCGGCAGCGGGACACCACCATCGGGGTCCGGCCGGCCCACATTCAGAAGCAACTGCAGGCGCTGCTGGGCGACGTCGCGTACTGCATCGAGCACGGCATGGACGACCGGACCGAGACTTGTGTTCGCTTCCACCATCGGCTGGTCTTCATTCATCCGTTCGTGAACGGCAACGGACGTCACGGCCGACTGGCCGCCGGGTCCCTGGCGGCCGTTCTTGGCTGCGACGACCTGACCTGGGGTGCACGGCGGCGGCCGCCCAGCGGCCGAGGCTCGCCAGGAGTACTTGACGGCGCTTCGCGCGGCAGACCGAGGTGA
- a CDS encoding helix-turn-helix domain-containing protein, whose product MQELGTAVRVERRRRQLSQAAVAAATGVSREWLSRLENGAPRLEADKVLQVLDFLGVAVVRPEEHPTRADIAKAQKVAWSMELEAQPLTEEGFQKVLRKVVQHRLTRSTA is encoded by the coding sequence ATGCAAGAGCTTGGAACCGCTGTCCGCGTCGAGCGCAGACGGCGCCAGCTCTCGCAGGCTGCAGTGGCCGCCGCCACGGGCGTCTCCCGCGAGTGGCTCAGCCGGCTCGAGAACGGCGCGCCGCGGCTGGAGGCGGACAAGGTCCTGCAGGTGCTGGACTTCCTTGGTGTTGCCGTCGTACGACCCGAGGAGCACCCGACCCGGGCCGACATCGCCAAGGCGCAGAAGGTCGCCTGGTCGATGGAACTGGAAGCGCAACCGCTCACCGAAGAAGGCTTCCAGAAGGTGCTGCGCAAGGTCGTTCAGCACCGATTGACTCGCTCGACCGCGTGA
- a CDS encoding DUF6458 family protein, whose protein sequence is MGIGAGIFLLAVGGILSFAVSDRISGVDLTMVGYILMGAGAIGLILAVVLNSQRSRSSHTTVVEERRAPRL, encoded by the coding sequence ATGGGTATCGGTGCGGGAATCTTCCTGCTCGCGGTCGGCGGCATCCTGTCCTTCGCGGTGTCGGACCGGATCAGCGGCGTCGACCTCACCATGGTCGGCTACATCCTGATGGGCGCCGGCGCCATCGGCCTGATCCTGGCCGTGGTGCTCAACAGCCAGCGCTCGCGTTCGTCCCACACGACGGTCGTCGAGGAGCGCCGCGCCCCCCGGCTGTAG
- a CDS encoding SDR family NAD(P)-dependent oxidoreductase — protein MLLENKTAIVYGGGGAMGGAFARAFAAEGARVYLAGRTAAKLERVAADITAAGGWASTAVVDAYDAESVAGHVASVEGPIDICCNAVSVRETQDVALTAMSVEDFVRPVEDAARTNFVTATAAARRMTAQGSGVILMLSSSAARESGFEMGGFSLACAAIECLTRSLAGEIGKYGVRVVALRPNFTPQTHPEWVNPDDGSLQHLIDGTALGRLPELNEVARTAAFAVSDHAGAMTGAVLNLTCGAIVD, from the coding sequence ATGTTGCTGGAGAACAAGACCGCGATCGTCTACGGCGGAGGCGGCGCGATGGGCGGGGCCTTCGCCCGCGCGTTCGCCGCCGAGGGCGCCAGGGTGTACCTGGCCGGGCGCACCGCGGCCAAGCTGGAACGTGTCGCGGCCGACATCACCGCCGCCGGCGGCTGGGCGTCCACGGCCGTCGTCGACGCGTACGACGCCGAGTCGGTCGCCGGCCACGTCGCGTCCGTCGAGGGGCCGATCGACATCTGCTGCAACGCTGTCAGCGTCCGGGAGACCCAGGACGTCGCGCTGACCGCGATGTCGGTCGAGGACTTCGTCCGGCCGGTCGAGGACGCGGCCCGGACCAACTTCGTCACCGCGACGGCGGCCGCGCGGCGGATGACCGCGCAGGGCAGCGGCGTGATCCTGATGCTGTCGTCGTCGGCCGCCCGGGAGTCGGGCTTCGAGATGGGCGGCTTCAGCCTCGCCTGCGCGGCCATCGAGTGCCTGACCCGGTCGCTGGCCGGCGAGATCGGCAAGTACGGCGTGCGCGTGGTCGCGCTGCGACCCAACTTCACGCCCCAGACCCACCCGGAGTGGGTGAACCCCGACGACGGCAGCCTGCAGCACTTGATCGACGGGACAGCGCTCGGCAGGCTGCCCGAACTGAACGAGGTGGCCCGGACCGCGGCCTTCGCGGTGTCCGACCACGCCGGCGCGATGACCGGCGCCGTCCTCAACCTGACCTGCGGGGCGATCGTCGACTAG
- a CDS encoding GNAT family N-acetyltransferase, giving the protein MDLRLRAIEVTDGVDAVRAGFTPELVAVDNEVLVGCGALRWWDESDGTRLYLLLGWVEPVLRGRGYGRRILAQLEDRAREHFACHPADVTPMFGGNTRDDDPTVEALLRAAGYHVAFTRVQLTMELDAAPMVDLPAGVELRAASEQDHRAVFEANAEVFSDRSLGYVQDSFEEFEREAAEDFGDHELWTLAYAGDRLVGWVISAIEEDGVADTPWVGVRPDWRRRGLASALLRANHAQLLDHGVRTTGIWTLEENPTGSVALYESLGYRPAARQPRYRKEF; this is encoded by the coding sequence ATGGACCTGCGGCTGCGCGCGATCGAGGTGACCGACGGCGTGGACGCCGTCCGGGCCGGCTTCACTCCCGAGCTCGTTGCCGTCGACAACGAGGTTCTGGTCGGTTGCGGAGCGCTGCGCTGGTGGGACGAGTCGGACGGGACCCGGCTCTACCTTCTGCTCGGCTGGGTCGAGCCCGTACTGCGCGGACGTGGCTACGGCCGCCGAATCCTTGCTCAGCTGGAAGATCGAGCCCGGGAGCACTTCGCCTGCCACCCTGCGGACGTGACGCCGATGTTCGGCGGCAACACCCGCGACGACGACCCCACGGTCGAGGCGTTGCTGCGTGCCGCCGGCTACCACGTCGCCTTCACCCGGGTGCAGCTCACGATGGAGCTCGACGCCGCGCCGATGGTCGACCTGCCGGCCGGGGTGGAGCTGCGGGCCGCCTCGGAGCAGGACCACCGCGCGGTCTTCGAGGCGAACGCCGAGGTGTTCAGCGACCGCTCGCTGGGCTACGTGCAGGACAGCTTCGAGGAGTTCGAGCGTGAAGCGGCCGAGGACTTCGGCGACCACGAGCTGTGGACCCTGGCGTACGCCGGCGACCGCCTGGTCGGCTGGGTGATCAGCGCGATCGAGGAGGATGGCGTCGCCGACACCCCGTGGGTCGGCGTCCGTCCGGACTGGCGCCGCCGCGGCCTCGCCTCCGCCCTGCTCCGCGCGAACCACGCCCAACTGCTCGATCACGGCGTTCGCACCACCGGCATCTGGACCCTCGAGGAGAACCCCACCGGCAGCGTCGCGCTCTACGAGTCCCTCGGCTACCGCCCGGCGGCGCGGCAGCCGAGGTACCGCAAGGAGTTCTAG
- a CDS encoding phosphotransferase enzyme family protein, with product MPTAADDVAAELGLSGARPTAMQGTDPAHPGNGNWLLRTGDGQPVVLRRYHVLRTEQDLAFEARVLAHLTAHGWNVPTTVAGPIRYDGRWWAATRFVPGCPHRDETPPQQVERGGLLARLHADLRGLDPGQRPGFFQGCDLPAMGDFQDWDLGVRALREVRPDLADWADAAMANGQRLVAQYGLLELPQTVVHGDFAEWNLHFGEDGALDGVIDFDLTHRDSRSWELVIARVHRSPGLLMGYQEAAADLGMPLTADELVAIEPLQQVFRVNMVMAELWNGRHAGTFNLSTVERQLSRTGVPRA from the coding sequence ATGCCCACCGCCGCGGACGACGTCGCCGCCGAGCTCGGACTGTCCGGCGCGAGGCCGACGGCGATGCAGGGCACCGATCCGGCGCATCCCGGCAACGGCAACTGGCTCCTGCGGACCGGCGACGGGCAGCCCGTCGTACTTCGTCGCTACCACGTACTCCGCACCGAGCAGGACCTTGCCTTCGAGGCGCGAGTCCTCGCCCACCTCACAGCTCACGGCTGGAACGTGCCGACCACCGTCGCCGGCCCGATCCGGTACGACGGACGCTGGTGGGCGGCAACCCGCTTCGTGCCGGGCTGCCCGCATCGCGACGAGACTCCGCCGCAACAGGTCGAGCGCGGCGGGTTGCTCGCCCGGCTGCACGCCGATCTGCGCGGGCTGGACCCGGGGCAGCGGCCAGGCTTCTTCCAGGGCTGCGACCTGCCGGCGATGGGTGACTTCCAGGACTGGGATCTCGGCGTCCGTGCCTTGAGGGAAGTACGCCCCGACCTGGCCGACTGGGCCGACGCGGCGATGGCGAACGGCCAGCGACTGGTCGCGCAGTACGGCTTGCTCGAGCTGCCGCAGACGGTTGTGCACGGTGACTTCGCGGAGTGGAACCTGCACTTCGGCGAGGACGGCGCCTTGGACGGGGTGATCGACTTCGACCTCACGCATCGCGACAGCCGGAGCTGGGAGCTGGTGATCGCCCGCGTGCACCGGTCTCCTGGATTGCTGATGGGCTATCAGGAGGCGGCGGCCGATCTGGGCATGCCGTTGACCGCCGACGAGCTGGTCGCGATCGAGCCGCTGCAGCAGGTCTTCCGGGTGAACATGGTGATGGCCGAGCTGTGGAACGGCCGGCACGCCGGTACCTTCAACCTCAGCACCGTCGAGCGCCAGCTCTCGCGCACCGGCGTCCCCCGCGCCTAG
- a CDS encoding GNAT family N-acetyltransferase, which produces MPMLTQPALAAGTLRELEQPRLTGMRPWHEGDAPAVRRAFAGPEIQRWHVLRIDDDDEALGWIAQWPRRWADEEAASWAVVDEQDRALGQIGLRGIDLAEAKAHLSYWLLPEARGRGLAVRAVGVLTEWCFTTLKLHRLTIDHSTQNEQSCRVATAAGFPVEGVLRGSMLHADGWHDAHIHGRLAVD; this is translated from the coding sequence ATGCCGATGCTGACCCAGCCCGCCCTGGCCGCCGGGACGCTGCGGGAGCTGGAACAACCCCGGTTGACCGGGATGCGACCTTGGCACGAAGGCGACGCTCCAGCCGTCCGGCGGGCCTTCGCGGGTCCGGAGATCCAGCGCTGGCACGTCCTGCGGATCGATGACGACGACGAGGCGCTCGGCTGGATCGCCCAGTGGCCGCGTCGCTGGGCCGACGAGGAGGCCGCCAGCTGGGCGGTCGTCGACGAGCAGGACCGCGCCCTGGGCCAGATCGGGCTGCGGGGGATCGACCTCGCCGAAGCCAAGGCCCACCTCTCGTACTGGCTGCTACCGGAAGCGCGGGGTCGCGGTCTCGCCGTGCGGGCTGTCGGCGTGCTGACCGAGTGGTGCTTCACCACGCTGAAGCTGCACCGCCTCACCATCGACCACTCGACCCAGAACGAGCAGTCCTGCCGCGTCGCCACCGCAGCGGGTTTCCCCGTGGAAGGCGTCCTGCGCGGATCGATGCTGCACGCGGACGGCTGGCACGACGCGCACATTCACGGCCGTCTGGCCGTCGACTGA
- a CDS encoding LacI family DNA-binding transcriptional regulator: MPTVRDVAERAGVSIATVSFVLNGSKPVTPATRQRVEAAVAELGYHRNELARALASRKTRILALAHPTAEHRFGSSTTDFITSAARAARARGYHLVLWPIDTDGQEIHDLLGQGLVDGVVLMEVKLDDPRVDALAASGTPYALIGRTRDPAGLVHVDIDFDRSVADALDHLQDLGHREIAFVTAERPGYGPKVRSEAAYRRLCAERGLEPLLLECAPTAPAGQGLMPRLVERVTAVMLMNEYAAFGVLTGLARAGLGVPDDLSVLSFTSPDMGALADPPLTTSHSPGAELGSLGVHALIDQLEGIEPSAPRLVPCTLVPGQSTARRP, translated from the coding sequence CCGGCAGCGGGTCGAGGCGGCGGTCGCCGAGCTCGGCTACCACCGCAACGAGCTGGCCCGGGCGCTGGCCAGCCGGAAGACCCGCATCCTGGCTCTGGCGCACCCGACCGCGGAGCACCGGTTCGGCAGCTCAACCACCGACTTCATCACCTCCGCGGCCCGGGCCGCCCGGGCTCGCGGGTACCACCTCGTGCTCTGGCCGATCGACACCGACGGCCAGGAGATCCACGACCTGCTCGGCCAGGGCCTGGTCGACGGTGTGGTGCTGATGGAGGTGAAGCTCGACGATCCCCGGGTCGACGCGCTCGCCGCCTCCGGTACGCCGTACGCGCTGATCGGGCGGACCCGTGATCCGGCCGGGCTGGTCCACGTCGACATCGACTTCGACCGCTCGGTGGCCGACGCGCTGGACCATCTGCAGGACCTGGGCCACCGCGAGATCGCCTTCGTCACCGCCGAACGGCCCGGGTACGGCCCGAAGGTCAGGTCGGAGGCGGCCTATCGACGGTTGTGCGCCGAGCGCGGACTCGAGCCGCTGCTGCTGGAGTGTGCGCCGACCGCGCCGGCCGGTCAGGGCCTGATGCCGCGGCTCGTCGAGCGCGTGACGGCGGTGATGCTGATGAACGAGTACGCCGCCTTCGGCGTACTGACCGGCCTCGCCCGCGCGGGTCTCGGCGTACCGGACGATCTGTCGGTGCTGTCGTTCACCTCGCCGGACATGGGCGCGCTGGCGGATCCACCGTTGACCACGTCGCACTCCCCCGGCGCTGAGCTGGGCAGCCTCGGCGTGCACGCGTTGATCGACCAGCTGGAAGGGATCGAGCCCTCGGCGCCGCGCCTGGTCCCGTGCACGTTGGTCCCGGGTCAGTCGACGGCCAGACGGCCGTGA